Proteins co-encoded in one Arachis stenosperma cultivar V10309 chromosome 7, arast.V10309.gnm1.PFL2, whole genome shotgun sequence genomic window:
- the LOC130941593 gene encoding uncharacterized protein LOC130941593, translating to MASHQVCETLGFINGDDEVMEINGALLISLMDESSFDDDHDAAESDDDHDDRLNSLIRSFEAEIITSGSNNNKNMELGHGDYSESSWTKMGHVDGQDYLASSNDEFGVDWVDMDFVPSSPCDHHDNSCWCIDDPYDGVVVENNSLKDYEGYVMEEQNDSNSLFWQDSYYNIVR from the coding sequence atggcTTCTCATCAAGTTTGTGAAACTTTGGGCTTCATCAACGGTGACGATGAGGTCATGGAAATCAACGGTGCTCTTCTCATCTCACTAATGGATGAATCATCATTTGATGATGATCATGATGCTGCTGAAAGTGATGATGATCATGATGATAGGTTAAACAGCTTGATCAGATCATTTGAAGCTGAAATAATAACAAGTGGAAGCAATAACAATAAGAACATGGAATTAGGTCATGGTGATTATTCAGAATCATCATGGACCAAGATGGGACACGTGGACGGCCAGGATTACTTGGCCTCATCAAACGATGAATTTGGGGTGGACTGGGTGGATATGGATTTCGTGCCATCCTCACCGTGTGATCATCATGACAATAGCTGCTGGTGTATTGATGATCCTTATGATGGAGTAGTTGTTGAGAATAATAGCTTGAAGGATTATGAAGGGTATGTAATGGAAGAACAAAATGATAGCAATTCATTATTTTGGCAAGACAGTTATTATAACATAGTGAGATGA